A DNA window from Mycoplasmopsis pullorum contains the following coding sequences:
- a CDS encoding MurR/RpiR family transcriptional regulator, with translation MAKQNLIEKKYKSNLSNNQNNRYLIDFIESNPDLVIQLSAKELSVKVFCSQSTLTRFIQSLGFENYRLFQLYIQKRKYIVENNDLELKEEGQLSIHDIINNIHKHYKFSIEDAFERYSENFDNIREYIRRLKYCKNHIIFGIGESSFVGSYLSKNLNKIGITTHNISSVHDFFGLSHVLKDNCFVTVITRSSNTAEIFPVLSHLINNRIRHCVWTRNKSLERNDIRNVLIVNSLPQQHRITSAGSKIGFLFLADLIYFILVNRVDPKFSIFDEINSNIKKWNDSNK, from the coding sequence ATGGCAAAACAAAATCTTATCGAAAAGAAATACAAGTCGAATCTTTCAAATAATCAAAATAATCGTTATTTAATCGATTTTATAGAATCTAATCCTGATTTAGTAATTCAATTGTCTGCAAAAGAATTATCAGTAAAGGTTTTTTGCTCACAATCAACTCTGACTCGTTTTATTCAATCTTTAGGTTTTGAGAACTATCGTTTATTTCAACTTTATATTCAAAAACGTAAATATATCGTTGAAAATAACGACCTTGAGCTTAAAGAAGAGGGACAATTAAGTATTCATGATATCATCAATAACATCCACAAACACTACAAATTTAGTATTGAAGATGCTTTTGAGCGTTACAGTGAAAATTTCGACAATATTCGTGAATACATTCGTAGACTAAAATACTGCAAAAACCACATTATTTTTGGAATCGGAGAAAGTTCGTTTGTCGGTTCGTATCTGTCAAAAAATCTGAATAAAATCGGTATAACGACACACAATATTTCAAGTGTGCATGACTTTTTTGGTCTTAGTCACGTTCTAAAAGATAACTGTTTTGTTACAGTCATTACTCGTAGCAGTAATACGGCAGAAATTTTTCCGGTATTAAGCCATTTAATTAATAATCGAATTCGTCATTGTGTATGAACACGTAATAAATCGCTTGAACGCAATGACATTCGTAATGTATTAATTGTAAACTCATTACCACAACAACACCGCATTACTAGTGCTGGTAGCAAAATTGGATTTTTATTCTTAGCTGATTTAATTTATTTTATTTTGGTTAATCGCGTTGATCCAAAATTCTCGATTTTTGACGAGATAAATTCTAATATTAAAAAATGAAATGATTCAAACAAATAA
- a CDS encoding carbohydrate ABC transporter permease — translation MFTVKLLIKQMFLKRNLKSKQEKVANPIETTKYISKLLIMFFKLSVLLFFGAVVLFPFYFMIANSLFTRQLAEDTGTVHLVPRDLESGKILFEWSNYAKAFQDGYWKALIFTSLITAVSIAGKTFFSMTFGYAFSLKQWRFKNAMWFFFLSLLVLPELALLSQQYIVIVKLGWKDAANNFKIIIALTMPFVASVFSGFMFRNAFEAINDSVRESAKIDGASELKFFVKIAIPMIKPTIWTVAILTAFASWNSYLWPSTVYEGRTDAPLLSIWLFTTGKEEVDGLTRMVVNIRMAGAVLVVLPLIIIYSLIRKRIMNAISRQGVATKG, via the coding sequence ATGTTTACAGTAAAATTGCTAATAAAACAAATGTTCTTAAAACGAAATTTAAAATCTAAACAAGAAAAAGTAGCAAATCCTATTGAAACAACCAAATATATCAGTAAATTACTGATTATGTTTTTCAAATTATCAGTTTTATTATTCTTTGGTGCGGTAGTTCTTTTCCCTTTTTACTTTATGATCGCTAATTCTCTTTTCACACGTCAATTAGCTGAAGATACAGGTACAGTGCACTTAGTACCACGTGATTTAGAGTCTGGTAAAATACTATTTGAATGATCAAACTATGCTAAAGCATTCCAAGACGGATACTGAAAAGCTTTAATTTTTACTTCATTAATTACTGCAGTAAGTATCGCCGGAAAAACATTTTTCTCAATGACTTTTGGATACGCATTTAGTTTAAAACAATGAAGATTTAAAAATGCGATGTGATTCTTCTTCTTATCATTACTTGTTTTACCTGAGCTTGCATTGCTTTCGCAACAATATATCGTTATTGTTAAGCTTGGATGAAAAGATGCGGCTAACAACTTTAAAATCATAATCGCTTTAACAATGCCATTCGTTGCTTCAGTATTCTCAGGATTTATGTTCCGTAATGCTTTTGAGGCGATTAATGATAGTGTTCGTGAATCTGCAAAAATAGACGGTGCAAGTGAATTAAAATTCTTTGTCAAAATTGCAATTCCAATGATTAAACCAACTATTTGAACTGTAGCTATTTTAACCGCTTTTGCTTCATGAAACAGCTACTTATGACCTTCTACTGTTTATGAAGGTAGAACCGATGCTCCTTTATTATCAATTTGATTATTTACAACCGGAAAAGAAGAAGTTGATGGTCTTACCAGAATGGTAGTTAACATCAGAATGGCCGGGGCTGTCTTAGTTGTATTACCATTAATTATTATTTACTCATTGATTAGAAAAAGAATTATGAATGCTATATCAAGACAAGGTGTTGCAACGAAAGGATAA
- a CDS encoding carbohydrate ABC transporter permease, translating into MFFNNLSLFSIRIKNFFRSKFSITKKQSSLRIIDAKSPFWKPSLLILPSILIILLFTIIPFILTIFVAFERRVGPKAYDIVYSTQNFIDFLDAKTKIGGEFYIALRNSFVYSVAALPISLTISILIASAIFHVINKYTRGFVQTVFFLPYVTNAIAVGLTFFYLFGGTEPQEKGLVNLIFGTNLKWLKSGESDSWLPLVVILVRGVWGNLAFQILILTSAMLGVNKQLYKSASIDGAYKAKQFFFVTLPSIQKTISFLITVGLIGGIKVFPLAIFNNSAGAAVQNGGGSIMLLIYKYITVDKSFERAAALSVYLVIIGITVSYTLRKFVALMFTLKEKKGEKNVYSKIANKTNVLKTKFKI; encoded by the coding sequence ATGTTTTTTAATAATTTATCATTATTTTCAATTCGAATTAAAAACTTTTTCCGTTCAAAGTTTTCTATTACTAAAAAGCAATCAAGTTTAAGAATTATTGATGCAAAATCTCCATTTTGAAAACCATCATTATTAATATTACCTTCAATTTTAATTATTTTACTTTTTACAATTATTCCGTTTATTTTAACTATTTTTGTCGCTTTTGAAAGAAGAGTTGGGCCAAAAGCGTATGACATTGTATACTCAACTCAAAATTTCATAGATTTCTTAGACGCTAAAACTAAAATCGGTGGTGAGTTTTACATCGCATTAAGAAACTCATTCGTGTATTCAGTTGCTGCGTTACCAATCTCATTAACTATTTCGATTCTAATTGCATCCGCAATTTTCCACGTTATTAATAAATATACACGTGGATTTGTACAAACGGTGTTCTTCTTACCGTATGTTACTAACGCTATTGCGGTTGGTTTAACGTTTTTCTACCTTTTTGGTGGAACTGAACCACAAGAAAAAGGGTTAGTTAATTTAATTTTTGGTACTAATCTTAAGTGATTAAAAAGCGGTGAGAGCGATTCATGATTACCTTTAGTCGTTATTTTAGTACGTGGTGTTTGAGGTAATCTAGCTTTCCAAATTTTAATCTTAACATCTGCAATGTTAGGTGTTAACAAACAGCTTTATAAATCAGCTTCAATTGATGGAGCTTATAAAGCAAAACAATTCTTCTTTGTTACTTTACCATCAATCCAAAAAACAATTTCATTCTTAATTACGGTCGGATTAATTGGTGGTATTAAAGTCTTTCCACTTGCTATTTTCAACAACTCTGCCGGTGCAGCGGTTCAAAATGGTGGTGGATCGATTATGTTATTAATCTATAAATATATTACTGTTGATAAAAGTTTTGAACGTGCCGCAGCTTTATCTGTGTATTTAGTTATCATCGGTATAACCGTATCATATACTTTACGTAAATTTGTAGCATTAATGTTTACACTTAAAGAAAAGAAAGGAGAAAAGAATGTTTACAGTAAAATTGCTAATAAAACAAATGTTCTTAAAACGAAATTTAAAATCTAA
- a CDS encoding ATP-binding cassette domain-containing protein: MDNKEQRSVKLQTPAIEIKNLVIDFGTSIAVDNVSFKINQGELVTLLGPSGSGKTTTLNAISGLLKPSSGKIYFSGIDVTKYSPQQRELGLVFQNYALYPHMNVFDNIAFPLYNDEHWQKEYKLNFEKAQKNIFTILAKHFNVESKYITDLENAFNERNDIFEKNNVSFLNLKTRKEDISQNQVNLLEIAQSKSAAEKNFIVKDSLESYKKAKAANEKTLYQKKIVAEIDQELINEKIKEIYANKTQQINDLLDEFSSKLKYTESLEIELLRRIHSNPIQNVSQLTNKENPIAKHLTHELEYCENQNSLKISKFLNSLEINDFLQENYTNSLDLYIDKIYKLRSSLFDELETYKNEVYKNNISIQPKEIVRTFEVKLLNKINESIYKVLFKYVKVKHNKILKNLKLQLNFMKSLTKVHSVNRMLNETKKIIKQENKEYQNKFKLAQKELVSQIFASQTSVSSSNSNKGLNELIRLLPIEAQHEVEEYKKDLISMKEAIARDVLEVSERVDITKNLAKKPTQLSGGQQQRVAIARALVKKPKILLLDEPLSNLDAKLRISTRKWIRELQQESKITTVFVTHDQEEAMSISDKVICMSMAQVQQMGSPMELYRRPANEFVAKFLGMPEMSVFPTKVHNGEILINDKAITTISNYSKPEIKVGIRGEDLVETTAAKGIFKGTIKSVEYLGKEIQAQVIIEEPKVIANVFLSKKDEYNIGDVVYMDISKVSRLHLFDIDTTERVN, encoded by the coding sequence ATGGACAACAAAGAACAAAGATCTGTAAAATTGCAAACTCCAGCAATTGAAATTAAAAACTTAGTTATTGACTTTGGTACTTCAATTGCAGTTGATAATGTTTCTTTTAAAATCAACCAAGGAGAGCTTGTAACTTTACTTGGACCTAGTGGTAGTGGTAAAACAACAACTCTTAATGCCATTTCAGGTCTTTTAAAACCAAGTAGCGGTAAAATTTATTTTAGCGGAATTGATGTTACAAAATATTCACCTCAACAAAGAGAATTAGGATTAGTATTTCAAAACTATGCCCTTTATCCACACATGAATGTTTTTGATAATATTGCTTTTCCACTTTACAATGATGAACACTGACAAAAAGAATATAAGTTAAATTTTGAAAAAGCACAAAAAAACATTTTTACAATTTTAGCTAAACATTTTAATGTCGAATCTAAATACATTACTGATTTAGAAAACGCTTTTAACGAGAGAAATGACATTTTTGAAAAAAATAATGTTTCATTTTTAAACTTAAAAACTCGTAAAGAAGATATTTCACAAAATCAGGTTAACCTTTTAGAAATTGCTCAATCTAAGTCTGCTGCCGAAAAGAACTTTATTGTTAAGGATTCGCTTGAATCATATAAAAAAGCAAAAGCAGCAAACGAAAAAACACTTTACCAAAAGAAAATCGTTGCTGAAATTGATCAAGAGCTAATTAATGAAAAAATTAAAGAGATCTATGCAAATAAAACTCAACAAATTAACGATTTATTAGATGAATTTTCATCAAAATTAAAATACACTGAAAGCTTAGAAATTGAATTATTAAGAAGAATTCATTCAAATCCTATTCAAAATGTTAGTCAATTGACAAATAAAGAAAATCCAATTGCAAAACATTTAACTCATGAATTAGAATATTGTGAAAATCAAAATTCATTAAAAATCAGTAAATTCTTAAATTCTTTAGAAATTAATGATTTCTTACAAGAAAATTACACCAATTCTTTAGATTTATACATTGACAAAATTTACAAACTAAGAAGTAGTCTTTTTGATGAACTTGAAACTTACAAAAATGAAGTTTACAAAAACAACATTAGTATTCAACCTAAAGAAATTGTTCGTACTTTTGAAGTTAAATTATTAAATAAAATTAATGAATCAATTTATAAAGTTTTATTTAAATACGTCAAAGTAAAACACAATAAAATTCTTAAAAACTTGAAATTACAACTTAATTTCATGAAATCTTTAACTAAAGTTCACTCAGTTAATAGAATGTTAAATGAAACCAAAAAAATTATTAAGCAAGAAAATAAAGAATATCAAAATAAATTCAAACTTGCTCAAAAGGAACTGGTTTCACAAATTTTTGCTAGTCAAACATCAGTTAGTTCATCGAATTCAAACAAAGGACTTAATGAATTAATTAGATTGTTACCTATTGAAGCTCAACATGAAGTTGAAGAATATAAAAAAGACTTAATTTCGATGAAAGAAGCGATTGCTCGCGATGTGCTTGAAGTTTCTGAACGTGTTGATATTACAAAGAATTTAGCCAAAAAACCAACTCAATTAAGTGGTGGACAACAACAACGTGTTGCTATCGCACGTGCTCTTGTTAAAAAACCAAAAATTCTTTTATTAGATGAACCACTTTCAAACTTAGATGCTAAATTAAGAATTTCAACTAGAAAATGAATTCGTGAATTACAACAAGAAAGTAAAATTACTACAGTTTTTGTTACTCACGATCAAGAAGAAGCGATGTCAATTAGCGACAAAGTTATCTGTATGTCAATGGCTCAAGTGCAACAAATGGGATCACCAATGGAACTTTACCGTAGACCAGCAAACGAATTCGTTGCTAAGTTTTTAGGTATGCCTGAAATGTCAGTCTTTCCAACCAAAGTTCACAATGGTGAAATCTTAATTAATGACAAGGCAATTACTACAATTTCAAACTATTCAAAACCTGAAATTAAAGTTGGAATTCGTGGAGAAGATTTAGTTGAAACTACAGCGGCTAAAGGAATTTTCAAAGGTACAATTAAATCTGTTGAATACTTAGGAAAAGAAATTCAAGCCCAAGTTATCATTGAAGAACCTAAAGTTATTGCTAACGTATTCTTAAGTAAAAAAGATGAATACAATATCGGTGATGTTGTTTACATGGATATTTCAAAAGTTTCAAGATTGCATTTATTCGATATTGATACGACTGAAAGAGTTAATTAA
- a CDS encoding P68 family surface lipoprotein, with protein sequence MKTKFKTLLTVASASMLAAPLLSAACGAKGRFDQNDDKKIIITSGFSETNKQGKALQAIVDYYNANVVAPNNLYPIEIVRVGGYTTTSIVQGLKARDKSGSIGNLIFNYPAAAAEIAEYDMSLDFKGISGLDNIADQFLDINKKIAGINDGEIVFIPTSKSTSILTINLPLLGKIISDLEAKGLAVDKSESNKIINKAIEKWSSASEDADKAMINKKWDGAFDEKSWNEAADLRTGFTLSDTTFGNWNDYLKFITIVRSYYNPEKVSYIASTDSFPNDFYTSAAQNGITLFPKTNAAGTEIYGGFDFTSYKKSGTAEYDGIKKIFDIFNPAISTSSLIINGDGSYGSTRFSKHEYLATIGSSAGVSYNYVSGKAAQVDGAKFINAKFKDKKNDLTEILTDDERKTTNLYVVESSSDDGIKFIDGSYQNSIYLSTNDKQKPDKLKHDGKLTSAEQDATLKAFGNGKNYVIVVADANSTAVSSDSKGIVTFKGIQLSDKSKLLGEIDFRLGKKQLYLIDPAEFEITLASASSFVNSDEVYNLMAPTKATAESDKSYIVGQGPSIIGIHSNANEDEQTRKFVEWFISTTVEELRIPNGKNPDKSDKFQTFTNKKPIDIFNEFGNYLNTTKEFFDQPKGLFAKEGTPHNLIFKAFQALVTHPESNFLVEDPGATEADRVRKAISTTAKSLVTGNKVKPAEALAKFRRGIE encoded by the coding sequence ATGAAAACAAAATTTAAAACTTTATTAACTGTTGCGAGTGCTTCAATGCTTGCTGCACCATTGCTTTCAGCAGCTTGTGGTGCTAAAGGACGTTTTGATCAAAATGATGATAAAAAGATCATTATTACTTCTGGTTTTTCAGAAACTAATAAACAAGGTAAAGCACTACAAGCAATTGTTGATTATTACAACGCTAATGTGGTCGCACCAAACAATCTTTATCCAATTGAAATAGTTAGAGTTGGTGGATATACAACAACTTCTATTGTTCAAGGTCTTAAAGCACGTGATAAAAGTGGTTCAATCGGTAACTTGATCTTTAACTATCCTGCAGCAGCAGCTGAAATCGCTGAATATGACATGAGTTTAGATTTTAAAGGAATTAGTGGTTTAGATAATATTGCCGACCAATTCTTAGACATTAACAAAAAAATCGCTGGAATTAATGATGGTGAAATTGTATTTATTCCTACTTCAAAATCAACTTCAATATTAACAATTAACTTGCCATTATTAGGTAAAATCATTTCAGATTTAGAAGCTAAAGGACTTGCGGTTGATAAATCTGAATCAAATAAAATTATTAATAAAGCTATTGAAAAATGATCATCTGCAAGCGAAGATGCTGATAAAGCTATGATTAATAAAAAATGAGATGGTGCTTTTGATGAAAAATCATGAAACGAAGCAGCAGACTTAAGAACAGGATTTACTCTTTCAGATACTACTTTCGGTAATTGAAATGATTATTTAAAATTCATTACAATTGTAAGATCATACTACAATCCAGAAAAAGTTTCTTACATCGCTTCAACAGACTCATTCCCTAATGATTTCTATACAAGTGCTGCACAAAACGGTATTACATTATTCCCTAAAACTAATGCAGCTGGTACTGAAATTTACGGTGGATTTGACTTTACATCATACAAAAAATCAGGTACTGCAGAATATGATGGAATTAAGAAAATTTTTGATATTTTTAATCCAGCTATTTCTACTAGTTCATTAATTATTAATGGTGATGGATCATATGGTTCAACTCGTTTCTCAAAACATGAATATCTTGCAACAATTGGATCAAGTGCTGGAGTTTCATATAACTATGTATCTGGTAAAGCTGCACAAGTTGATGGCGCTAAATTCATTAACGCTAAATTCAAAGATAAGAAAAATGATCTTACTGAAATTTTAACTGATGATGAAAGAAAAACAACTAATTTATACGTTGTAGAATCTTCTAGCGATGATGGTATCAAATTTATCGATGGTTCTTATCAAAATAGTATTTATTTAAGTACTAATGATAAACAAAAACCTGATAAATTAAAACACGATGGTAAATTAACAAGTGCAGAACAAGATGCTACTTTAAAAGCATTTGGTAATGGTAAAAACTATGTAATTGTTGTTGCAGATGCTAATTCTACTGCAGTTTCTTCTGATTCAAAAGGAATCGTTACATTTAAAGGAATCCAATTGAGTGATAAAAGTAAGTTATTAGGTGAAATCGACTTTAGATTAGGTAAAAAACAACTTTACTTAATTGATCCTGCAGAATTTGAAATTACACTAGCTTCTGCAAGTTCATTTGTTAATAGTGATGAAGTTTATAACTTAATGGCACCTACAAAAGCTACAGCAGAATCTGATAAAAGTTACATTGTAGGACAAGGACCATCTATTATCGGAATTCACTCTAATGCTAATGAAGACGAACAAACAAGAAAATTTGTTGAATGATTTATTTCTACTACAGTTGAAGAATTGCGAATTCCTAATGGAAAAAATCCAGATAAAAGTGATAAGTTTCAAACATTTACAAACAAAAAACCAATCGATATTTTCAATGAATTTGGTAACTACTTAAACACTACAAAAGAATTCTTTGACCAACCAAAAGGTTTATTCGCTAAAGAAGGTACACCACACAACTTAATTTTTAAAGCATTCCAAGCACTTGTTACACATCCTGAAAGTAACTTCTTGGTAGAAGATCCAGGTGCAACTGAAGCTGATAGAGTTAGAAAAGCTATTTCTACTACTGCAAAAAGTCTTGTTACTGGAAATAAAGTTAAACCTGCTGAAGCATTAGCAAAATTCAGAAGAGGAATTGAATAA
- the rpsT gene encoding 30S ribosomal protein S20 has protein sequence MANIKSKIKSISKMEAARVKNAAMKSRVRKAIRAAREAVLAKDEKVAEKVALAHSLIGKAVKKGVFHANKGARKHSRLDDFVNKNK, from the coding sequence ATGGCAAATATTAAATCTAAAATCAAAAGCATTTCAAAAATGGAAGCTGCTAGAGTTAAAAACGCTGCTATGAAATCACGTGTACGTAAAGCTATTAGAGCTGCACGTGAAGCAGTTTTAGCAAAAGATGAAAAAGTTGCTGAAAAAGTTGCTTTAGCACACTCATTAATTGGAAAAGCTGTGAAAAAAGGTGTTTTCCACGCTAATAAAGGTGCTAGAAAACACTCACGTTTAGATGATTTTGTAAACAAAAACAAATAA
- a CDS encoding TM2 domain-containing protein: MTVSNKSRVVLVILSFFLGALAIDRFYAGRIGLGIAKLLLGVFTLYIWNFVDFILAVAGRQKDNFGLYIQNW; this comes from the coding sequence ATGACTGTATCAAACAAAAGTCGTGTTGTTCTTGTTATATTGAGTTTCTTCTTAGGAGCATTAGCGATTGATCGATTTTATGCTGGTAGAATTGGATTAGGTATTGCTAAATTATTATTAGGTGTATTTACTTTATATATTTGAAATTTTGTTGATTTTATTTTAGCAGTTGCTGGAAGACAAAAAGATAATTTTGGATTATATATTCAAAACTGATAA
- a CDS encoding M17 family metallopeptidase, whose amino-acid sequence MIIKEITSQLRSDLMQLKAVFKGDEYPKTLLEKNSQITEYFDKNEALVYLGEKGKLKYDDVYAFAKNLASANTRAYQVNLDSFVGEGLCIKGVVKAFVEAINYTNAQLWNAKTKEKEVKHEISLYSSANQSEYEKALTEALVLSQAVNFVRDLQVTPPNICNSEWLADFVANDLKQHENLKVTVLNKAQIEEQKMGLLLSVNRGSMYEPRVVVIEYNGNPESDQKTVYVGKGITFDSGGYNIKTGGHMLGMKFDMSGSAIVAGALKAIAQLQPKVNVAAVMCITDNRVNGDASLPDSVWTSMNGKTVEINNTDAEGRLVMADGLTYAVRNLKATRLVDVATLTGAILVALGSTYTGTWATSEKAWEELKAAADKQHELVWRMPLDEAFAKEIRNSVVADLKNTDLSGRGGGSSSAAMFLKEFTEGVEYIHLDVAGTADLGHRPTGVMVKTLTQLALGTSCGCSSKKEEK is encoded by the coding sequence ATGATTATCAAAGAAATTACATCACAATTAAGAAGTGATTTAATGCAATTAAAAGCGGTTTTTAAAGGTGATGAATATCCAAAAACACTTTTAGAAAAAAATTCACAAATTACTGAATATTTCGATAAAAACGAAGCTTTGGTTTACCTTGGAGAAAAAGGTAAATTAAAATATGACGATGTCTATGCTTTCGCTAAAAACTTAGCAAGTGCTAACACACGTGCTTACCAAGTTAACTTAGACTCATTTGTTGGTGAAGGATTATGCATTAAAGGTGTTGTTAAAGCTTTTGTTGAAGCTATTAACTACACAAATGCACAATTATGAAATGCTAAAACTAAAGAAAAAGAAGTAAAACACGAAATTAGTTTATATTCAAGTGCAAACCAAAGTGAATACGAAAAAGCTTTAACTGAAGCTTTAGTATTATCTCAAGCAGTAAACTTTGTACGTGATTTACAAGTTACACCACCAAATATCTGTAATTCAGAATGATTAGCTGATTTTGTAGCAAATGATTTAAAACAACACGAAAACTTAAAAGTTACTGTTTTAAATAAGGCACAAATCGAAGAGCAAAAAATGGGATTATTACTTTCAGTTAACCGCGGAAGTATGTATGAACCTCGTGTAGTTGTGATTGAATACAACGGAAATCCTGAAAGTGACCAAAAAACTGTTTACGTTGGAAAAGGAATTACATTCGACTCTGGTGGATACAACATCAAAACTGGTGGACACATGTTAGGAATGAAATTCGACATGTCAGGTAGTGCAATTGTAGCCGGAGCTCTTAAAGCGATTGCTCAATTACAACCAAAAGTTAACGTAGCGGCTGTAATGTGTATTACTGACAACCGTGTAAACGGAGACGCTTCATTACCTGATTCAGTATGAACAAGTATGAACGGAAAAACAGTTGAAATCAACAACACAGATGCTGAAGGTCGTTTAGTAATGGCTGATGGATTAACATACGCAGTTAGAAACTTAAAAGCAACTCGTTTAGTTGATGTGGCAACTTTAACCGGAGCTATCTTAGTTGCTTTAGGTTCAACATACACCGGAACATGAGCAACAAGCGAAAAAGCATGAGAAGAATTAAAAGCTGCCGCTGATAAACAACACGAATTAGTTTGAAGAATGCCATTAGACGAAGCATTTGCTAAAGAAATTAGAAACTCAGTTGTTGCTGACTTAAAAAACACTGACTTAAGTGGTCGTGGTGGAGGTAGTTCTTCAGCCGCTATGTTCTTAAAAGAATTCACCGAAGGTGTTGAATACATTCACTTAGACGTTGCCGGAACTGCTGATTTAGGACACAGACCTACCGGAGTTATGGTTAAAACTTTAACTCAATTAGCACTTGGTACTTCTTGCGGATGCTCAAGTAAAAAAGAAGAAAAATAA